Proteins found in one Channa argus isolate prfri chromosome 7, Channa argus male v1.0, whole genome shotgun sequence genomic segment:
- the map7d1a gene encoding MAP7 domain-containing protein 1a isoform X1 — translation MNKRTENKKRAFEMEENTPQGATSPHSDQKTNLVRPDPEGESSPPKSDNTQRTESPAKKNTDRRLTTPTKSDFIPRSPGSPASPVQRLKRDIMKSEERQKLAKERREEKAKYLEELSKLQASKKTQWLEKEEKARQLREQQLEERRRKLEQQRIKAEKRRTALEERQKQKLEKNKERYEAAIHRSTKKTWAEIRQQRWSWAGALNQNSSQKEGGCSVSTVNLPKHVDSVINKRLSKSSATLWNSPSRTRSLALSPWESSIVDRLMTPTLSFLARSRSAASVLSNGKDGRKLEKNSDHSLDTHLCPRSTSASPLTLCAHQPHHRCSDRWRVTSSTPDITQRQHRRNSTPIDKNKKGKRDKERENEKEKIALTKEKVLKKRQSLPIMRHRPDPSPSPLARQRPSSPATPKNRTASPSPAASPKPPSTRGSPSTPKGRPKRARTPAKFDHRTSSPVPLERVKEPQRPATPEERKGSPVVPAITVSLASSAHVSSTPVTTTASSSSPEGVHSAPSVPAVSPAPSPSAKPMAGTNDPEEAARILAEKRRQAREQREREEQERREQEEKERILRDERIAREAEERQRRDEESRAMAEEQRERDEAQRLQEEKEAQERAKAEQEENLRLQKQKEEAEAKAREEAEKQRLEREKHFQKEEQERLERKRRLEEIMKRTRKADGGDKKETKSHVNDKEAESTKGPDDYQRKPEVNLHHKTTENGQTNAKESPHIQLVNGIQPVRHENGVSTKGDAAHFEDVIHLTNHGNTTNGAQDNSETSLATEPILSFESEESFMKKAGPLKPQHVAEVL, via the exons CTCCTCACTCAGATCAGAAAACGAACCTCGTGAGGCCTGACCCAGAGGGGGAAAGCAGCCCCCCGAAGTCTGACAACACCCAAAGAACTGAGTCTCCAGCTAAGAAGAATACAGATCGGAGACTCACTACCCCCACAAAATCGGATTTCATCCCTCGATCACCTGGATCACCTGCATCACCTGTTCAGAGGTTGAAACGAG ATATCATGAAGTCAGAGGAAAGGCAGAAGCTTGCTaaggaaagaagagaagaaaaagcaaaatatcTGG AAGAGCTCAGCAAGTTACAAG CTTCCAAAAAAACCCAGTggctggagaaggaggagaaagcaCGGCAGCTGAGggagcagcagctggaggagcGCCGCAGAAAGCTTGAGCAACAGCGGATCAAGGCAGAAAAACGGCGAACCGCACTGGAGGAGAGGCAGAAGCAGAAACTGGAGAAGAACAAA GAACGCTATGAGGCTGCCATCCACAGGTCAACAAAGAAGACATGGGCAGAAATCCGCCAGCAAAGATGGTCCTGGGCTGGTGCGCTAAACCAGAACTCCAGCCAGAAAGAGG GCGGATGCTCTGTGTCAACGGTCAACCTGCCCAAACATGTGGACTCTGTTATAAACAAGCGACTCTCCAAGTCCTCCGCCACGCTCTGGAACTCCCCCAGCAGAA CACGTAGCCTTGCCCTGTCTCCATGGGAGAGCAGTATAGTTGACCGGCTCATGACACCGACACTGTCTTTCCTTGCCAGAAGCCGCAGTGCTGCCAGTGTTCTCAGCAATGGCAAAGATGGTCGTAAGTTGGAAAAAAACAGTGACCATAGTTTAG ACACTCATCTGTGCCCTCGTTCGACCTCGGCCAGTCCCCTCACTTTGTGCGCTCACCAGCCCCACCACCGCTGCTCTGACCGCTGGAGAGTGACCTCCAGCACACCTGACATCACCCAGCGTCAACACAGACGGAACTCTACGCCT attgataaaaacaagaaaggaaagagagacaaagaacgagagaatgaaaaggagaaaattgCACTCACTAAGGAGAAGGTGCTCAAGAAGAGACAGTCTCTACCTATTATGAGACACAGACCAGatccaag TCCCAGTCCTTTAGCAAGACAACGACCGTCATCTCCAGCCACACCTAAGAACAGAACTGCATCTCCCAGCCCTGCTGCCTCCCCCAAGCCTCCATCAACACGTGGAAGCCCGTCAACCCCTAAAGGTCGGCCCAAGAGAGCTAGGACCCCCGCCAAGTTTGACCACCGAACCTCCTCCCCTGTCCCCCTTGAGAGAGTGAAGGAGCCTCAAAGGCCTGCCACCCCTGAGGAGAGAAAGG gTTCCCCAGTGGTTCCTGCCATTACAGTATCCTTAGCATCCTCAGCACATGTGTCAAGCACACCAGTAACAACCACAGCCAGTTCCTCCTCACCTGAGGGGGTCCACTCAGCTCCTTCTGTCCCTGCTGTATCACCTGCACCCTCTCCATCAGCCAAGCCCATGGCAGGCACCAATGACCCAGAGGAGGCTGCTCGCATCCTGGCAGAGAAACGCAGACAGGCCCGAGAGcaaagggagagggaggagcagGAGCGGCGTgaacaggaggagaaggagag GATCTTGCGAGACGAGCGAATAGCAAGGGAGGCCGAAGAGAGGCAACGCAGGGATGAGGAAAGCCGGGCCATGGCCgaggagcagagggagagagatgaagcCCAGCGTCtgcaggaggagaaagaggctCAGGAGAGAGCAAAAGCTGAGCAGGAGGAGAACCTACGCCTGCAGAAACAG aAAGAAGAGGCTGAAGCTAAAGCCCgggaggaggcagagaagcAGCGTCTCGAAAGGGAGAAACATTTCCagaaggaggagcaggagaggcTGGAGAGGAAAAGG CGTCTGGAAGAGATCATGAAGAGGACACGCAAGGCAGATGGAGGCGACAAG aaagagacaaagtcCCACGTCAATGACAAAGAGGCAGAGAGCACCAAAG gGCCTGATGACTACCAACGAAAGCCAGAGGTCAATTTGCACCATAAGACGACAGAAAACGGACAAACCAATGCGAAAGAAAG CCCCCACATCCAGCTGGTCAATGGGATCCAGCCAGTGAGACATGAAAACGGTGTGTCCACTAAAGGAGATGCTGCCCACTTTGAAGATGTCATTCATCTCACCAATCATGGCAACACCACTAATGGAGCACAGGATAATTCTGAGACTAGCTTGGCCACTGAGCCAATCCTCTCTTTTGAAAGTGAGGAGTCCTTCATGAAAAAGGCAGGGCCACTGAAGCCTCAGCATGTAGCAG AGGTGCTGTGA
- the map7d1a gene encoding MAP7 domain-containing protein 1a isoform X6 yields the protein MNKRTENKKRAFEMEENTPQGATSPHSDQKTNLVRPDPEGESSPPKSDNTQRTESPAKKNTDRRLTTPTKSDFIPRSPGSPASPVQRLKRDIMKSEERQKLAKERREEKAKYLASKKTQWLEKEEKARQLREQQLEERRRKLEQQRIKAEKRRTALEERQKQKLEKNKERYEAAIHRSTKKTWAEIRQQRWSWAGALNQNSSQKEARSLALSPWESSIVDRLMTPTLSFLARSRSAASVLSNGKDGRKLEKNSDHSLDTHLCPRSTSASPLTLCAHQPHHRCSDRWRVTSSTPDITQRQHRRNSTPIDKNKKGKRDKERENEKEKIALTKEKVLKKRQSLPIMRHRPDPSPSPLARQRPSSPATPKNRTASPSPAASPKPPSTRGSPSTPKGRPKRARTPAKFDHRTSSPVPLERVKEPQRPATPEERKGSPVVPAITVSLASSAHVSSTPVTTTASSSSPEGVHSAPSVPAVSPAPSPSAKPMAGTNDPEEAARILAEKRRQAREQREREEQERREQEEKERILRDERIAREAEERQRRDEESRAMAEEQRERDEAQRLQEEKEAQERAKAEQEENLRLQKQKEEAEAKAREEAEKQRLEREKHFQKEEQERLERKRRLEEIMKRTRKADGGDKKETKSHVNDKEAESTKGPDDYQRKPEVNLHHKTTENGQTNAKESPHIQLVNGIQPVRHENGVSTKGDAAHFEDVIHLTNHGNTTNGAQDNSETSLATEPILSFESEESFMKKAGPLKPQHVAEVL from the exons CTCCTCACTCAGATCAGAAAACGAACCTCGTGAGGCCTGACCCAGAGGGGGAAAGCAGCCCCCCGAAGTCTGACAACACCCAAAGAACTGAGTCTCCAGCTAAGAAGAATACAGATCGGAGACTCACTACCCCCACAAAATCGGATTTCATCCCTCGATCACCTGGATCACCTGCATCACCTGTTCAGAGGTTGAAACGAG ATATCATGAAGTCAGAGGAAAGGCAGAAGCTTGCTaaggaaagaagagaagaaaaagcaaaatatcTGG CTTCCAAAAAAACCCAGTggctggagaaggaggagaaagcaCGGCAGCTGAGggagcagcagctggaggagcGCCGCAGAAAGCTTGAGCAACAGCGGATCAAGGCAGAAAAACGGCGAACCGCACTGGAGGAGAGGCAGAAGCAGAAACTGGAGAAGAACAAA GAACGCTATGAGGCTGCCATCCACAGGTCAACAAAGAAGACATGGGCAGAAATCCGCCAGCAAAGATGGTCCTGGGCTGGTGCGCTAAACCAGAACTCCAGCCAGAAAGAGG CACGTAGCCTTGCCCTGTCTCCATGGGAGAGCAGTATAGTTGACCGGCTCATGACACCGACACTGTCTTTCCTTGCCAGAAGCCGCAGTGCTGCCAGTGTTCTCAGCAATGGCAAAGATGGTCGTAAGTTGGAAAAAAACAGTGACCATAGTTTAG ACACTCATCTGTGCCCTCGTTCGACCTCGGCCAGTCCCCTCACTTTGTGCGCTCACCAGCCCCACCACCGCTGCTCTGACCGCTGGAGAGTGACCTCCAGCACACCTGACATCACCCAGCGTCAACACAGACGGAACTCTACGCCT attgataaaaacaagaaaggaaagagagacaaagaacgagagaatgaaaaggagaaaattgCACTCACTAAGGAGAAGGTGCTCAAGAAGAGACAGTCTCTACCTATTATGAGACACAGACCAGatccaag TCCCAGTCCTTTAGCAAGACAACGACCGTCATCTCCAGCCACACCTAAGAACAGAACTGCATCTCCCAGCCCTGCTGCCTCCCCCAAGCCTCCATCAACACGTGGAAGCCCGTCAACCCCTAAAGGTCGGCCCAAGAGAGCTAGGACCCCCGCCAAGTTTGACCACCGAACCTCCTCCCCTGTCCCCCTTGAGAGAGTGAAGGAGCCTCAAAGGCCTGCCACCCCTGAGGAGAGAAAGG gTTCCCCAGTGGTTCCTGCCATTACAGTATCCTTAGCATCCTCAGCACATGTGTCAAGCACACCAGTAACAACCACAGCCAGTTCCTCCTCACCTGAGGGGGTCCACTCAGCTCCTTCTGTCCCTGCTGTATCACCTGCACCCTCTCCATCAGCCAAGCCCATGGCAGGCACCAATGACCCAGAGGAGGCTGCTCGCATCCTGGCAGAGAAACGCAGACAGGCCCGAGAGcaaagggagagggaggagcagGAGCGGCGTgaacaggaggagaaggagag GATCTTGCGAGACGAGCGAATAGCAAGGGAGGCCGAAGAGAGGCAACGCAGGGATGAGGAAAGCCGGGCCATGGCCgaggagcagagggagagagatgaagcCCAGCGTCtgcaggaggagaaagaggctCAGGAGAGAGCAAAAGCTGAGCAGGAGGAGAACCTACGCCTGCAGAAACAG aAAGAAGAGGCTGAAGCTAAAGCCCgggaggaggcagagaagcAGCGTCTCGAAAGGGAGAAACATTTCCagaaggaggagcaggagaggcTGGAGAGGAAAAGG CGTCTGGAAGAGATCATGAAGAGGACACGCAAGGCAGATGGAGGCGACAAG aaagagacaaagtcCCACGTCAATGACAAAGAGGCAGAGAGCACCAAAG gGCCTGATGACTACCAACGAAAGCCAGAGGTCAATTTGCACCATAAGACGACAGAAAACGGACAAACCAATGCGAAAGAAAG CCCCCACATCCAGCTGGTCAATGGGATCCAGCCAGTGAGACATGAAAACGGTGTGTCCACTAAAGGAGATGCTGCCCACTTTGAAGATGTCATTCATCTCACCAATCATGGCAACACCACTAATGGAGCACAGGATAATTCTGAGACTAGCTTGGCCACTGAGCCAATCCTCTCTTTTGAAAGTGAGGAGTCCTTCATGAAAAAGGCAGGGCCACTGAAGCCTCAGCATGTAGCAG AGGTGCTGTGA
- the map7d1a gene encoding MAP7 domain-containing protein 1a isoform X7, with the protein MNKRTENKKRAFEMEENTPQGATSPHSDQKTNLVRPDPEGESSPPKSDNTQRTESPAKKNTDRRLTTPTKSDFIPRSPGSPASPVQRLKRDIMKSEERQKLAKERREEKAKYLEELSKLQASKKTQWLEKEEKARQLREQQLEERRRKLEQQRIKAEKRRTALEERQKQKLEKNKERYEAAIHRSTKKTWAEIRQQRWSWAGALNQNSSQKEARSLALSPWESSIVDRLMTPTLSFLARSRSAASVLSNGKDGHTHLCPRSTSASPLTLCAHQPHHRCSDRWRVTSSTPDITQRQHRRNSTPIDKNKKGKRDKERENEKEKIALTKEKVLKKRQSLPIMRHRPDPSPSPLARQRPSSPATPKNRTASPSPAASPKPPSTRGSPSTPKGRPKRARTPAKFDHRTSSPVPLERVKEPQRPATPEERKGSPVVPAITVSLASSAHVSSTPVTTTASSSSPEGVHSAPSVPAVSPAPSPSAKPMAGTNDPEEAARILAEKRRQAREQREREEQERREQEEKERILRDERIAREAEERQRRDEESRAMAEEQRERDEAQRLQEEKEAQERAKAEQEENLRLQKQKEEAEAKAREEAEKQRLEREKHFQKEEQERLERKRRLEEIMKRTRKADGGDKKETKSHVNDKEAESTKGPDDYQRKPEVNLHHKTTENGQTNAKESPHIQLVNGIQPVRHENGVSTKGDAAHFEDVIHLTNHGNTTNGAQDNSETSLATEPILSFESEESFMKKAGPLKPQHVAEVL; encoded by the exons CTCCTCACTCAGATCAGAAAACGAACCTCGTGAGGCCTGACCCAGAGGGGGAAAGCAGCCCCCCGAAGTCTGACAACACCCAAAGAACTGAGTCTCCAGCTAAGAAGAATACAGATCGGAGACTCACTACCCCCACAAAATCGGATTTCATCCCTCGATCACCTGGATCACCTGCATCACCTGTTCAGAGGTTGAAACGAG ATATCATGAAGTCAGAGGAAAGGCAGAAGCTTGCTaaggaaagaagagaagaaaaagcaaaatatcTGG AAGAGCTCAGCAAGTTACAAG CTTCCAAAAAAACCCAGTggctggagaaggaggagaaagcaCGGCAGCTGAGggagcagcagctggaggagcGCCGCAGAAAGCTTGAGCAACAGCGGATCAAGGCAGAAAAACGGCGAACCGCACTGGAGGAGAGGCAGAAGCAGAAACTGGAGAAGAACAAA GAACGCTATGAGGCTGCCATCCACAGGTCAACAAAGAAGACATGGGCAGAAATCCGCCAGCAAAGATGGTCCTGGGCTGGTGCGCTAAACCAGAACTCCAGCCAGAAAGAGG CACGTAGCCTTGCCCTGTCTCCATGGGAGAGCAGTATAGTTGACCGGCTCATGACACCGACACTGTCTTTCCTTGCCAGAAGCCGCAGTGCTGCCAGTGTTCTCAGCAATGGCAAAGATGGTC ACACTCATCTGTGCCCTCGTTCGACCTCGGCCAGTCCCCTCACTTTGTGCGCTCACCAGCCCCACCACCGCTGCTCTGACCGCTGGAGAGTGACCTCCAGCACACCTGACATCACCCAGCGTCAACACAGACGGAACTCTACGCCT attgataaaaacaagaaaggaaagagagacaaagaacgagagaatgaaaaggagaaaattgCACTCACTAAGGAGAAGGTGCTCAAGAAGAGACAGTCTCTACCTATTATGAGACACAGACCAGatccaag TCCCAGTCCTTTAGCAAGACAACGACCGTCATCTCCAGCCACACCTAAGAACAGAACTGCATCTCCCAGCCCTGCTGCCTCCCCCAAGCCTCCATCAACACGTGGAAGCCCGTCAACCCCTAAAGGTCGGCCCAAGAGAGCTAGGACCCCCGCCAAGTTTGACCACCGAACCTCCTCCCCTGTCCCCCTTGAGAGAGTGAAGGAGCCTCAAAGGCCTGCCACCCCTGAGGAGAGAAAGG gTTCCCCAGTGGTTCCTGCCATTACAGTATCCTTAGCATCCTCAGCACATGTGTCAAGCACACCAGTAACAACCACAGCCAGTTCCTCCTCACCTGAGGGGGTCCACTCAGCTCCTTCTGTCCCTGCTGTATCACCTGCACCCTCTCCATCAGCCAAGCCCATGGCAGGCACCAATGACCCAGAGGAGGCTGCTCGCATCCTGGCAGAGAAACGCAGACAGGCCCGAGAGcaaagggagagggaggagcagGAGCGGCGTgaacaggaggagaaggagag GATCTTGCGAGACGAGCGAATAGCAAGGGAGGCCGAAGAGAGGCAACGCAGGGATGAGGAAAGCCGGGCCATGGCCgaggagcagagggagagagatgaagcCCAGCGTCtgcaggaggagaaagaggctCAGGAGAGAGCAAAAGCTGAGCAGGAGGAGAACCTACGCCTGCAGAAACAG aAAGAAGAGGCTGAAGCTAAAGCCCgggaggaggcagagaagcAGCGTCTCGAAAGGGAGAAACATTTCCagaaggaggagcaggagaggcTGGAGAGGAAAAGG CGTCTGGAAGAGATCATGAAGAGGACACGCAAGGCAGATGGAGGCGACAAG aaagagacaaagtcCCACGTCAATGACAAAGAGGCAGAGAGCACCAAAG gGCCTGATGACTACCAACGAAAGCCAGAGGTCAATTTGCACCATAAGACGACAGAAAACGGACAAACCAATGCGAAAGAAAG CCCCCACATCCAGCTGGTCAATGGGATCCAGCCAGTGAGACATGAAAACGGTGTGTCCACTAAAGGAGATGCTGCCCACTTTGAAGATGTCATTCATCTCACCAATCATGGCAACACCACTAATGGAGCACAGGATAATTCTGAGACTAGCTTGGCCACTGAGCCAATCCTCTCTTTTGAAAGTGAGGAGTCCTTCATGAAAAAGGCAGGGCCACTGAAGCCTCAGCATGTAGCAG AGGTGCTGTGA
- the map7d1a gene encoding MAP7 domain-containing protein 1a isoform X3, which yields MNKRTENKKRAFEMEENTPQGATSPHSDQKTNLVRPDPEGESSPPKSDNTQRTESPAKKNTDRRLTTPTKSDFIPRSPGSPASPVQRLKRDIMKSEERQKLAKERREEKAKYLEELSKLQASKKTQWLEKEEKARQLREQQLEERRRKLEQQRIKAEKRRTALEERQKQKLEKNKERYEAAIHRSTKKTWAEIRQQRWSWAGALNQNSSQKEGGCSVSTVNLPKHVDSVINKRLSKSSATLWNSPSRTRSLALSPWESSIVDRLMTPTLSFLARSRSAASVLSNGKDGRKLEKNSDHSLDTHLCPRSTSASPLTLCAHQPHHRCSDRWRVTSSTPDITQRQHRRNSTPIDKNKKGKRDKERENEKEKIALTKEKVLKKRQSLPIMRHRPDPSPSPLARQRPSSPATPKNRTASPSPAASPKPPSTRGSPSTPKGRPKRARTPAKFDHRTSSPVPLERVKEPQRPATPEERKVSLASSAHVSSTPVTTTASSSSPEGVHSAPSVPAVSPAPSPSAKPMAGTNDPEEAARILAEKRRQAREQREREEQERREQEEKERILRDERIAREAEERQRRDEESRAMAEEQRERDEAQRLQEEKEAQERAKAEQEENLRLQKQKEEAEAKAREEAEKQRLEREKHFQKEEQERLERKRRLEEIMKRTRKADGGDKKETKSHVNDKEAESTKGPDDYQRKPEVNLHHKTTENGQTNAKESPHIQLVNGIQPVRHENGVSTKGDAAHFEDVIHLTNHGNTTNGAQDNSETSLATEPILSFESEESFMKKAGPLKPQHVAEVL from the exons CTCCTCACTCAGATCAGAAAACGAACCTCGTGAGGCCTGACCCAGAGGGGGAAAGCAGCCCCCCGAAGTCTGACAACACCCAAAGAACTGAGTCTCCAGCTAAGAAGAATACAGATCGGAGACTCACTACCCCCACAAAATCGGATTTCATCCCTCGATCACCTGGATCACCTGCATCACCTGTTCAGAGGTTGAAACGAG ATATCATGAAGTCAGAGGAAAGGCAGAAGCTTGCTaaggaaagaagagaagaaaaagcaaaatatcTGG AAGAGCTCAGCAAGTTACAAG CTTCCAAAAAAACCCAGTggctggagaaggaggagaaagcaCGGCAGCTGAGggagcagcagctggaggagcGCCGCAGAAAGCTTGAGCAACAGCGGATCAAGGCAGAAAAACGGCGAACCGCACTGGAGGAGAGGCAGAAGCAGAAACTGGAGAAGAACAAA GAACGCTATGAGGCTGCCATCCACAGGTCAACAAAGAAGACATGGGCAGAAATCCGCCAGCAAAGATGGTCCTGGGCTGGTGCGCTAAACCAGAACTCCAGCCAGAAAGAGG GCGGATGCTCTGTGTCAACGGTCAACCTGCCCAAACATGTGGACTCTGTTATAAACAAGCGACTCTCCAAGTCCTCCGCCACGCTCTGGAACTCCCCCAGCAGAA CACGTAGCCTTGCCCTGTCTCCATGGGAGAGCAGTATAGTTGACCGGCTCATGACACCGACACTGTCTTTCCTTGCCAGAAGCCGCAGTGCTGCCAGTGTTCTCAGCAATGGCAAAGATGGTCGTAAGTTGGAAAAAAACAGTGACCATAGTTTAG ACACTCATCTGTGCCCTCGTTCGACCTCGGCCAGTCCCCTCACTTTGTGCGCTCACCAGCCCCACCACCGCTGCTCTGACCGCTGGAGAGTGACCTCCAGCACACCTGACATCACCCAGCGTCAACACAGACGGAACTCTACGCCT attgataaaaacaagaaaggaaagagagacaaagaacgagagaatgaaaaggagaaaattgCACTCACTAAGGAGAAGGTGCTCAAGAAGAGACAGTCTCTACCTATTATGAGACACAGACCAGatccaag TCCCAGTCCTTTAGCAAGACAACGACCGTCATCTCCAGCCACACCTAAGAACAGAACTGCATCTCCCAGCCCTGCTGCCTCCCCCAAGCCTCCATCAACACGTGGAAGCCCGTCAACCCCTAAAGGTCGGCCCAAGAGAGCTAGGACCCCCGCCAAGTTTGACCACCGAACCTCCTCCCCTGTCCCCCTTGAGAGAGTGAAGGAGCCTCAAAGGCCTGCCACCCCTGAGGAGAGAAAGG TATCCTTAGCATCCTCAGCACATGTGTCAAGCACACCAGTAACAACCACAGCCAGTTCCTCCTCACCTGAGGGGGTCCACTCAGCTCCTTCTGTCCCTGCTGTATCACCTGCACCCTCTCCATCAGCCAAGCCCATGGCAGGCACCAATGACCCAGAGGAGGCTGCTCGCATCCTGGCAGAGAAACGCAGACAGGCCCGAGAGcaaagggagagggaggagcagGAGCGGCGTgaacaggaggagaaggagag GATCTTGCGAGACGAGCGAATAGCAAGGGAGGCCGAAGAGAGGCAACGCAGGGATGAGGAAAGCCGGGCCATGGCCgaggagcagagggagagagatgaagcCCAGCGTCtgcaggaggagaaagaggctCAGGAGAGAGCAAAAGCTGAGCAGGAGGAGAACCTACGCCTGCAGAAACAG aAAGAAGAGGCTGAAGCTAAAGCCCgggaggaggcagagaagcAGCGTCTCGAAAGGGAGAAACATTTCCagaaggaggagcaggagaggcTGGAGAGGAAAAGG CGTCTGGAAGAGATCATGAAGAGGACACGCAAGGCAGATGGAGGCGACAAG aaagagacaaagtcCCACGTCAATGACAAAGAGGCAGAGAGCACCAAAG gGCCTGATGACTACCAACGAAAGCCAGAGGTCAATTTGCACCATAAGACGACAGAAAACGGACAAACCAATGCGAAAGAAAG CCCCCACATCCAGCTGGTCAATGGGATCCAGCCAGTGAGACATGAAAACGGTGTGTCCACTAAAGGAGATGCTGCCCACTTTGAAGATGTCATTCATCTCACCAATCATGGCAACACCACTAATGGAGCACAGGATAATTCTGAGACTAGCTTGGCCACTGAGCCAATCCTCTCTTTTGAAAGTGAGGAGTCCTTCATGAAAAAGGCAGGGCCACTGAAGCCTCAGCATGTAGCAG AGGTGCTGTGA